CCGCTCAGCCGGCGTTCTCCTCGGCGAGAATGCGCCCGAGCGCCTCCTCCAGACTCCCCTCGAAGTCACCCAGCGTGCGCTCCTGCCCCAGCGGCACCAGCCTGTCGGTGCGGTCGAGGAAGGCGATCAGCGGCGCAGCGCCCACCCCGAACAGCGCCCGGTCGGCGCCGACCTGAAGCCTGATGGCGACGCCGGACAGGCCTTCCGGCCCGGTCGGTGCGATGCGCACATCGCCCTCCCCGCTCGGCCAGTTGATGCCGTCGAGCAGCAACTCGCGGCCGAAAGCCCAGGTCACGGGGGCGTCTCCGGGCAGGTGGAAGGTCATCCGCACTGCGTAGGGATCCCCCGTCTCGTACCGGAGCTCCACCGGGATCTTGAAGGAGAGTTCCTCGGAGACCAGGAAACTCATCAGGACCTCGGCCCGGACCGACTCGCGCATCAGATACCCCGCAGTTGATGAAGCAGTGAGATGAAACCTGCTGAAGACGGCCGGGATGGCCCCCATAGGCCCTCTTGACGCAATCGTGCTGGAAGCGCCAGCAGATCACAAGGAGTGATTTTTCAGATACTGATAGAGAACATTAGCGAGCTGAGGAGCCCTCCGATTCCGTCGCCGCGGCACTGGATCCGGCAGTGATCGGAATTGCGGCACAAACCGTGCCGAGCGCATATTCCTGTCGCTCCACGACCGGTTGCATTCGCTCCATCGACGCGAGCCGTTCCAGCAGGGTGAGCCGGTCGCGTACGGAGTAGGGGGTGACCGGCTGCACGGGGTGGCGGTCCAGATGATCGCGGCGGGGTGTCGGCGACGGCAACGAGTTCGATCTCGCCCTCGCGGTAGACCGCGAAGTAGACCGGGACGCCGATCGCGTCCCGCCAGTGCACCAGCGACTCCTCGAGCCTGCTGCGACGATTCTGCAGGACGCCGCCGAGGGTGAGCCGGCCGACGGCCTCACCGAGGACGAACACACCCTTCTCGCGCCGCAGGTAGTCCTCGTGCGTCGGGGTGCGCAGCAGGTGGTAGGCGGTGGGAAGGGGCACCCCCGCCTCACGCGCGAGCTGCTTCGCCGGGGCCCCGTCCGGATGGGCTCCCACGGCCTCGGGCAGCTTCAGCGCCGGCTGTACCGAACAGATCAGGGTAGGGACTGCGGCGTTCGTAACCGTGGCCAAAGGTCACCCCCAGGCTGGTGACGGGCTCAGCGCCCGCCCGCGGGGGCCGCCCCCGCGCGCCCGCCGCGCGGATTCCCAAGGGACGGCAGCGGGTTGCCACTGTAATGGCCGCCCCTGTCCGGTACCGGAGGTTTGCCGGGGGCTTCCCCCGGCCGGGCTAACGCCCGTACGGACAGGGGCCGTTCACCAGTCCTCGCGCGAGCTCGACGACGACATGAACTTCCGCACGACGAAGATGAGTCCGCCGACGATGGCGACGAAGACCAGCACCTTGAAGAGCAGCCCGATCACAAACCCAACGACGCTGGCGATCAGCCCGCCGAATACGACAAGGGCGATGACGGGCACCGCGACCCACTTCACCCACCACGGCATCCCCGCGAATATTTCCCGCACAGCCATCGTCCTTACCTCGCTTCTCTGAGTTCCTGGCTTCGATGCTAGGCGGGAGAGGGGGTGCGCGGGGGCCCCCGAGCCCTTGAACTCCCCTGATCGAACCCCTAGGGACCGGCGAGGGTCGCCGTCAGCTCTCAGGGGGAGAGAAGACCACCATGACCCGCAGATCCTCGGTGATGTGGTGGAACTTGTGCGCCACTCCGGCCGGGACGTAGACCACGCTGCCCCGACCGACCTGCGTCGTTTCCATGCCGACCGTGATGGCGGCCCGGCCGCTGACGACGAAGTAGACCTCGTCCTGGCGGTGGGGCAGCTGCGGGTCGAGCTCGCCGGCGTCCAGTGCGTACAGCCCGACCGACATGTTCCGTTCGCGCAGGAACTGCAGATACGCACCGTCGTTGGCGGCGCGCTCCGCCTCCAGCTCGTCCAGTCGGAATGCCTTCATCGTCCGTCCGCCCCTGCCCTTGGTCCGATCACGTCTGCCACGATCAGACACATGAAGAATTTCCTAGTCAAGACGATCGCCAATGCGGCGGCTCTGCTGGTGGCCATCTGGATACTCCAGGACATCACCCTGACCGGTGACAGCACCGGCAAGAAGGCATGGACGCTGATCCTGGTGGCTCTGCTCTTCGGGGTGGTCAACTTCCTCGTCAAGCCGGTGGTGAAGCTGCTCACGCTGCCGCTGTTCATCCTCACCCTCGGGCTGATCACACTGGTGATCAATGCCCTGATGCTGCTGCTGACCTCCTGGCTGGCTGACCTGTTCGACCTGAACTTCCATGTCGAGGGCTTCTGGACGGCCGTGCTCGGCGGTCTGATCATCTCGGTCGTTTCGTGGGCGATGAATGTCGCTCTGCCCGACAAGGACTGATCGTCGCGTGAATTCCGCGTATCGCGTCTGCTTCGTCTGCACCGGCAACATCTGCCGGTCGCCCATGGCCGAGTCCGTCTTCCGCGCGCGGGTGGCGGAGGCCGGACTCGACGACGTGGTGGAGGTGGACAGCGCCGGCACCGGAGGCTGGCACGAGGGCGACGGTGCGGACCGGCGCACCGTCGCCGTACTGGAGGCGAACGGCTACGAGTCCGGGCACAGTGCGCGCCAGTTCCGCGCCGACTGGTTCCCGCTCCTCGACCTGGTGATCGCGCTGGACGAGGGGCATGTGCGGGAGCTGCGTCGCCTGGCACCGAGCCCCGAGGATGCCGCGAAGGTGCGGCTGCTGCGGGCGTACGACCCCGGGGCCGTTGGCGATGTGGACGTTCCGGATCCGTATTACGGCGGCATGGACGGGTTCGAGGAGTGCCTGGAGATGGTGGAGTCGGCGAGCGAGGGCCTGCTCGCCGCCGTACGGACGGCTGTTGAGGAGCGAGCTGCATGAGCGTGGGAGACGACACGGTGGGAGACGGCACAAGGGCGGTACGGGCGGGGCTGCCCGAGCCGGTGAAGTACGAACCGACCCTGCCGGGGCCGGTCTTCGCGGCCCACTTCCATCTGCCCGGCGAGCCCACCGGG
The Streptomyces lunaelactis genome window above contains:
- a CDS encoding SsgA family sporulation/cell division regulator, with the translated sequence MRESVRAEVLMSFLVSEELSFKIPVELRYETGDPYAVRMTFHLPGDAPVTWAFGRELLLDGINWPSGEGDVRIAPTGPEGLSGVAIRLQVGADRALFGVGAAPLIAFLDRTDRLVPLGQERTLGDFEGSLEEALGRILAEENAG
- a CDS encoding DUF5326 family protein, which encodes MREIFAGMPWWVKWVAVPVIALVVFGGLIASVVGFVIGLLFKVLVFVAIVGGLIFVVRKFMSSSSSREDW
- a CDS encoding cupin domain-containing protein; its protein translation is MKAFRLDELEAERAANDGAYLQFLRERNMSVGLYALDAGELDPQLPHRQDEVYFVVSGRAAITVGMETTQVGRGSVVYVPAGVAHKFHHITEDLRVMVVFSPPES
- a CDS encoding phage holin family protein, with product MKNFLVKTIANAAALLVAIWILQDITLTGDSTGKKAWTLILVALLFGVVNFLVKPVVKLLTLPLFILTLGLITLVINALMLLLTSWLADLFDLNFHVEGFWTAVLGGLIISVVSWAMNVALPDKD
- a CDS encoding low molecular weight protein-tyrosine-phosphatase, with the protein product MSLCPTRTDRRVNSAYRVCFVCTGNICRSPMAESVFRARVAEAGLDDVVEVDSAGTGGWHEGDGADRRTVAVLEANGYESGHSARQFRADWFPLLDLVIALDEGHVRELRRLAPSPEDAAKVRLLRAYDPGAVGDVDVPDPYYGGMDGFEECLEMVESASEGLLAAVRTAVEERAA